A stretch of the Lolium perenne isolate Kyuss_39 chromosome 3, Kyuss_2.0, whole genome shotgun sequence genome encodes the following:
- the LOC127344847 gene encoding beta-glucosidase 5 isoform X4 encodes MGAAAFFCLLIPLWVQDATATDLGFTRSDFPHDFVFGAGTSAYQYEGAVAEDGRSPSCWDNFTHAGKMVDKSTGDVAADGYHKYMEDVKLMSETGLEAYRFSISWSRLIPNGSGAVNPKGLEYYNNLIDELVNHGIQVHITLHHLDLPQILEDKYGGWLSPRIVEDFTAYADICFREFGDRVTSWTTVNEPNIGLMASYDVAIFPPARCSDPFGAAKCTLGDSSTEPYVAAHNTLLAHASVFSLYKEKYQPMQKGVVGISFYSYWSYPLTNSTVDLEAAQRCKDFLFGWILDPLVFGDYPEVMKKNVGSRLPSFTKNQSELIKGSLDFIGINHYYSLYVNDRPLETGVRDYNTDMSIYIRGSRTDPPAGQGAPSNIPSDPKGLQLVLEYLKGTYGNLPIYIQENGMGSADGSLDDTDRIAYLSSYMENTLHALRCVKIKHIKKKISNSFEDNIAVEILLETRTGIRKKWVPS; translated from the exons ATGGGCGCTGCTGCCTTCTTCTGCCTCCTAATCCCCCTCTGGGTTCAGGATGCAACTGCGACTGATCTTGGCTTCACAAGAAGTGATTTCCCCCATGACTTTGTCTTCGGAGCTGGAACCTCAGCATATCAA TATGAGGGTGCTGTTGCTGAGGATGGCAGGAGCCCAAGCTGCTGGGACAATTTCACTCACGCAG GCAAAATGGTAGACAAAAGCACAGGGGATGTTGCGGCAGATGGGTACCACAAATACATG GAGGATGTTAAGCTCATGTCTGAGACTGGCCTAGAGGCTTATAGGTTCTCCATCTCCTGGTCAAGGCTTATTCCAA ATGGAAGCGGGGCTGTCAATCCAAAAGGTCTGGAGTACTACAATAACCTAATTGATGAGCTGGTAAATCATG GAATACAAGTCCATATCACACTTCACCATCTAGATCTCCCTCAGATTCTTGAAGACAAGTATGGTGGATGGTTAAGCCCCAGAATTGT GGAAGATTTCACAGCATATGCAGATATTTGCTTCAGGGAGTTTGGAGATAGGGTTACATCCTGGACGACTGTGAATGAGCCAAACATTGGTCTAATGGCCTCTTATGATGTTGCTATATTCCCTCCTGCACGTTGTTCCGATCCATTTGGAGCAGCAAAGTGCACTCTCGGGGACTCTAGTACTGAACCTTACGTAGCAGCTCATAATACCCTTTTGGCGCATGCATCAGTTTTCAGTCTGTACAAAGAAAAGTATCAA CCCATGCAAAAAGGAGTTGTTGGCATAAGTTTCTACTCCTACTGGAGTTATCCGTTGACAAATTCCACTGTGGATTTAGAAGCAGCTCAGAGATGTAAAGATTTCTTGTTTGGCTG GATATTAGATCCATTGGTGTTTGGGGACTACCCAGAAGTTATGAAGAAGAATGTTGGCTCTCGCCTTCCATCCTTCACAAAAAATCAGTCTGAACTCATCAAGGGTTCTTTAGATTTTATAGGAATAAATCACTATTATTCTCTCTACGTGAATGATCGCCCTCTGGAAACAGGTGTTCGAGACTACAACACAGACATGTCAATTTATATCAGAG GTTCTAGGACTGACCCGCCAGCTGGTCAG GGTGCCCCTTCAAATATTCCAAGTGATCCCAAAGGGTTGCAACTTGTACTGGAGTACCTGAAAGGAACCTATGGGAACCTTCCCATTTATATCCAAGAGAATG GTATGGGATCTGCCGACGGAAGTCTAGATGACACCGACAGAATTGCCTACTTGAGCAGCTACATGGAAAACACACTACACGCACTGAGGTGCGTCAAGATCAAACAcataaaaaaaaaaatcagcaattcTTTTGAAGACAATATTGCAGTAG AGATACTACTTGAGACCCGAACAGGTATACGGAAGAAGTGGGTTCCATCCTGA
- the LOC127344847 gene encoding beta-glucosidase 5 isoform X5 produces the protein MGAAAFFCLLIPLWVQDATATDLGFTRSDFPHDFVFGAGTSAYQYEGAVAEDGRSPSCWDNFTHAGKMVDKSTGDVAADGYHKYMEDVKLMSETGLEAYRFSISWSRLIPNGSGAVNPKGLEYYNNLIDELVNHGIQVHITLHHLDLPQILEDKYGGWLSPRIVEDFTAYADICFREFGDRVTSWTTVNEPNIGLMASYDVAIFPPARCSDPFGAAKCTLGDSSTEPYVAAHNTLLAHASVFSLYKEKYQPMQKGVVGISFYSYWSYPLTNSTVDLEAAQRCKDFLFGWILDPLVFGDYPEVMKKNVGSRLPSFTKNQSELIKGSLDFIGINHYYSLYVNDRPLETGVRDYNTDMSIYIRGSRTDPPAGQGAPSNIPSDPKGLQLVLEYLKGTYGNLPIYIQENGMGSADGSLDDTDRIAYLSSYMENTLHALRCVKIKHIKKKISNSFEDNIAVGTEST, from the exons ATGGGCGCTGCTGCCTTCTTCTGCCTCCTAATCCCCCTCTGGGTTCAGGATGCAACTGCGACTGATCTTGGCTTCACAAGAAGTGATTTCCCCCATGACTTTGTCTTCGGAGCTGGAACCTCAGCATATCAA TATGAGGGTGCTGTTGCTGAGGATGGCAGGAGCCCAAGCTGCTGGGACAATTTCACTCACGCAG GCAAAATGGTAGACAAAAGCACAGGGGATGTTGCGGCAGATGGGTACCACAAATACATG GAGGATGTTAAGCTCATGTCTGAGACTGGCCTAGAGGCTTATAGGTTCTCCATCTCCTGGTCAAGGCTTATTCCAA ATGGAAGCGGGGCTGTCAATCCAAAAGGTCTGGAGTACTACAATAACCTAATTGATGAGCTGGTAAATCATG GAATACAAGTCCATATCACACTTCACCATCTAGATCTCCCTCAGATTCTTGAAGACAAGTATGGTGGATGGTTAAGCCCCAGAATTGT GGAAGATTTCACAGCATATGCAGATATTTGCTTCAGGGAGTTTGGAGATAGGGTTACATCCTGGACGACTGTGAATGAGCCAAACATTGGTCTAATGGCCTCTTATGATGTTGCTATATTCCCTCCTGCACGTTGTTCCGATCCATTTGGAGCAGCAAAGTGCACTCTCGGGGACTCTAGTACTGAACCTTACGTAGCAGCTCATAATACCCTTTTGGCGCATGCATCAGTTTTCAGTCTGTACAAAGAAAAGTATCAA CCCATGCAAAAAGGAGTTGTTGGCATAAGTTTCTACTCCTACTGGAGTTATCCGTTGACAAATTCCACTGTGGATTTAGAAGCAGCTCAGAGATGTAAAGATTTCTTGTTTGGCTG GATATTAGATCCATTGGTGTTTGGGGACTACCCAGAAGTTATGAAGAAGAATGTTGGCTCTCGCCTTCCATCCTTCACAAAAAATCAGTCTGAACTCATCAAGGGTTCTTTAGATTTTATAGGAATAAATCACTATTATTCTCTCTACGTGAATGATCGCCCTCTGGAAACAGGTGTTCGAGACTACAACACAGACATGTCAATTTATATCAGAG GTTCTAGGACTGACCCGCCAGCTGGTCAG GGTGCCCCTTCAAATATTCCAAGTGATCCCAAAGGGTTGCAACTTGTACTGGAGTACCTGAAAGGAACCTATGGGAACCTTCCCATTTATATCCAAGAGAATG GTATGGGATCTGCCGACGGAAGTCTAGATGACACCGACAGAATTGCCTACTTGAGCAGCTACATGGAAAACACACTACACGCACTGAGGTGCGTCAAGATCAAACAcataaaaaaaaaaatcagcaattcTTTTGAAGACAATATTGCAGTAG GAACGGAGTCAACGTGA
- the LOC127344847 gene encoding beta-glucosidase 5 isoform X3 encodes MGAAAFFCLLIPLWVQDATATDLGFTRSDFPHDFVFGAGTSAYQYEGAVAEDGRSPSCWDNFTHAGKMVDKSTGDVAADGYHKYMEDVKLMSETGLEAYRFSISWSRLIPNGSGAVNPKGLEYYNNLIDELVNHGIQVHITLHHLDLPQILEDKYGGWLSPRIVEDFTAYADICFREFGDRVTSWTTVNEPNIGLMASYDVAIFPPARCSDPFGAAKCTLGDSSTEPYVAAHNTLLAHASVFSLYKEKYQPMQKGVVGISFYSYWSYPLTNSTVDLEAAQRCKDFLFGWILDPLVFGDYPEVMKKNVGSRLPSFTKNQSELIKGSLDFIGINHYYSLYVNDRPLETGVRDYNTDMSIYIRGSRTDPPAGQGAPSNIPSDPKGLQLVLEYLKGTYGNLPIYIQENGMGSADGSLDDTDRIAYLSSYMENTLHALRCVKIKHIKKKISNSFEDNIAERSQRERLLRLGVHGPVRAPVRIPV; translated from the exons ATGGGCGCTGCTGCCTTCTTCTGCCTCCTAATCCCCCTCTGGGTTCAGGATGCAACTGCGACTGATCTTGGCTTCACAAGAAGTGATTTCCCCCATGACTTTGTCTTCGGAGCTGGAACCTCAGCATATCAA TATGAGGGTGCTGTTGCTGAGGATGGCAGGAGCCCAAGCTGCTGGGACAATTTCACTCACGCAG GCAAAATGGTAGACAAAAGCACAGGGGATGTTGCGGCAGATGGGTACCACAAATACATG GAGGATGTTAAGCTCATGTCTGAGACTGGCCTAGAGGCTTATAGGTTCTCCATCTCCTGGTCAAGGCTTATTCCAA ATGGAAGCGGGGCTGTCAATCCAAAAGGTCTGGAGTACTACAATAACCTAATTGATGAGCTGGTAAATCATG GAATACAAGTCCATATCACACTTCACCATCTAGATCTCCCTCAGATTCTTGAAGACAAGTATGGTGGATGGTTAAGCCCCAGAATTGT GGAAGATTTCACAGCATATGCAGATATTTGCTTCAGGGAGTTTGGAGATAGGGTTACATCCTGGACGACTGTGAATGAGCCAAACATTGGTCTAATGGCCTCTTATGATGTTGCTATATTCCCTCCTGCACGTTGTTCCGATCCATTTGGAGCAGCAAAGTGCACTCTCGGGGACTCTAGTACTGAACCTTACGTAGCAGCTCATAATACCCTTTTGGCGCATGCATCAGTTTTCAGTCTGTACAAAGAAAAGTATCAA CCCATGCAAAAAGGAGTTGTTGGCATAAGTTTCTACTCCTACTGGAGTTATCCGTTGACAAATTCCACTGTGGATTTAGAAGCAGCTCAGAGATGTAAAGATTTCTTGTTTGGCTG GATATTAGATCCATTGGTGTTTGGGGACTACCCAGAAGTTATGAAGAAGAATGTTGGCTCTCGCCTTCCATCCTTCACAAAAAATCAGTCTGAACTCATCAAGGGTTCTTTAGATTTTATAGGAATAAATCACTATTATTCTCTCTACGTGAATGATCGCCCTCTGGAAACAGGTGTTCGAGACTACAACACAGACATGTCAATTTATATCAGAG GTTCTAGGACTGACCCGCCAGCTGGTCAG GGTGCCCCTTCAAATATTCCAAGTGATCCCAAAGGGTTGCAACTTGTACTGGAGTACCTGAAAGGAACCTATGGGAACCTTCCCATTTATATCCAAGAGAATG GTATGGGATCTGCCGACGGAAGTCTAGATGACACCGACAGAATTGCCTACTTGAGCAGCTACATGGAAAACACACTACACGCACTGAGGTGCGTCAAGATCAAACAcataaaaaaaaaaatcagcaattcTTTTGAAGACAATATTGCA GAACGGAGTCAACGTGAGAGGCTACTTCGCCTGGGCGTTCATGGACCTGTTCGAGCTCCTGTCAGGATACCAGTCTAG
- the LOC127344847 gene encoding beta-glucosidase 3 isoform X1 — MGAAAFFCLLIPLWVQDATATDLGFTRSDFPHDFVFGAGTSAYQYEGAVAEDGRSPSCWDNFTHAGKMVDKSTGDVAADGYHKYMEDVKLMSETGLEAYRFSISWSRLIPNGSGAVNPKGLEYYNNLIDELVNHGIQVHITLHHLDLPQILEDKYGGWLSPRIVEDFTAYADICFREFGDRVTSWTTVNEPNIGLMASYDVAIFPPARCSDPFGAAKCTLGDSSTEPYVAAHNTLLAHASVFSLYKEKYQPMQKGVVGISFYSYWSYPLTNSTVDLEAAQRCKDFLFGWILDPLVFGDYPEVMKKNVGSRLPSFTKNQSELIKGSLDFIGINHYYSLYVNDRPLETGVRDYNTDMSIYIRGSRTDPPAGQGAPSNIPSDPKGLQLVLEYLKGTYGNLPIYIQENGKHNFPPEASMFKRINLFILSCVLFHIWSGMGSADGSLDDTDRIAYLSSYMENTLHALRNGVNVRGYFAWAFMDLFELLSGYQSRYGLYSVDFADERRPRRARLSARWYSAFLKEKAGTSALLWNAQ; from the exons ATGGGCGCTGCTGCCTTCTTCTGCCTCCTAATCCCCCTCTGGGTTCAGGATGCAACTGCGACTGATCTTGGCTTCACAAGAAGTGATTTCCCCCATGACTTTGTCTTCGGAGCTGGAACCTCAGCATATCAA TATGAGGGTGCTGTTGCTGAGGATGGCAGGAGCCCAAGCTGCTGGGACAATTTCACTCACGCAG GCAAAATGGTAGACAAAAGCACAGGGGATGTTGCGGCAGATGGGTACCACAAATACATG GAGGATGTTAAGCTCATGTCTGAGACTGGCCTAGAGGCTTATAGGTTCTCCATCTCCTGGTCAAGGCTTATTCCAA ATGGAAGCGGGGCTGTCAATCCAAAAGGTCTGGAGTACTACAATAACCTAATTGATGAGCTGGTAAATCATG GAATACAAGTCCATATCACACTTCACCATCTAGATCTCCCTCAGATTCTTGAAGACAAGTATGGTGGATGGTTAAGCCCCAGAATTGT GGAAGATTTCACAGCATATGCAGATATTTGCTTCAGGGAGTTTGGAGATAGGGTTACATCCTGGACGACTGTGAATGAGCCAAACATTGGTCTAATGGCCTCTTATGATGTTGCTATATTCCCTCCTGCACGTTGTTCCGATCCATTTGGAGCAGCAAAGTGCACTCTCGGGGACTCTAGTACTGAACCTTACGTAGCAGCTCATAATACCCTTTTGGCGCATGCATCAGTTTTCAGTCTGTACAAAGAAAAGTATCAA CCCATGCAAAAAGGAGTTGTTGGCATAAGTTTCTACTCCTACTGGAGTTATCCGTTGACAAATTCCACTGTGGATTTAGAAGCAGCTCAGAGATGTAAAGATTTCTTGTTTGGCTG GATATTAGATCCATTGGTGTTTGGGGACTACCCAGAAGTTATGAAGAAGAATGTTGGCTCTCGCCTTCCATCCTTCACAAAAAATCAGTCTGAACTCATCAAGGGTTCTTTAGATTTTATAGGAATAAATCACTATTATTCTCTCTACGTGAATGATCGCCCTCTGGAAACAGGTGTTCGAGACTACAACACAGACATGTCAATTTATATCAGAG GTTCTAGGACTGACCCGCCAGCTGGTCAG GGTGCCCCTTCAAATATTCCAAGTGATCCCAAAGGGTTGCAACTTGTACTGGAGTACCTGAAAGGAACCTATGGGAACCTTCCCATTTATATCCAAGAGAATGGCAAGCACAATTTCCCACCAGAAGCAAGTATGTTTAAACGAATAAATTTGTTCATTTTATCATGTGTCCTGTTTCACATCTGGTCAGGTATGGGATCTGCCGACGGAAGTCTAGATGACACCGACAGAATTGCCTACTTGAGCAGCTACATGGAAAACACACTACACGCACTGAG GAACGGAGTCAACGTGAGAGGCTACTTCGCCTGGGCGTTCATGGACCTGTTCGAGCTCCTGTCAGGATACCAGTCTAGGTACGGCCTGTACAGCGTCGATTTCGCTGACGAGAGACGGCCACGGCGAGCCAGGCTCTCCGCTCGCTGGTACTCTGCCTTCCTGAAGGAGAAGGCCGGAACCTCTGCGCTTTTGTGGAATGCCCAATAA
- the LOC127344847 gene encoding beta-glucosidase 5 isoform X2, producing MGAAAFFCLLIPLWVQDATATDLGFTRSDFPHDFVFGAGTSAYQYEGAVAEDGRSPSCWDNFTHAGKMVDKSTGDVAADGYHKYMEDVKLMSETGLEAYRFSISWSRLIPNGSGAVNPKGLEYYNNLIDELVNHGIQVHITLHHLDLPQILEDKYGGWLSPRIVEDFTAYADICFREFGDRVTSWTTVNEPNIGLMASYDVAIFPPARCSDPFGAAKCTLGDSSTEPYVAAHNTLLAHASVFSLYKEKYQPMQKGVVGISFYSYWSYPLTNSTVDLEAAQRCKDFLFGWILDPLVFGDYPEVMKKNVGSRLPSFTKNQSELIKGSLDFIGINHYYSLYVNDRPLETGVRDYNTDMSIYIRGSRTDPPAGQGAPSNIPSDPKGLQLVLEYLKGTYGNLPIYIQENGMGSADGSLDDTDRIAYLSSYMENTLHALRNGVNVRGYFAWAFMDLFELLSGYQSRYGLYSVDFADERRPRRARLSARWYSAFLKEKAGTSALLWNAQ from the exons ATGGGCGCTGCTGCCTTCTTCTGCCTCCTAATCCCCCTCTGGGTTCAGGATGCAACTGCGACTGATCTTGGCTTCACAAGAAGTGATTTCCCCCATGACTTTGTCTTCGGAGCTGGAACCTCAGCATATCAA TATGAGGGTGCTGTTGCTGAGGATGGCAGGAGCCCAAGCTGCTGGGACAATTTCACTCACGCAG GCAAAATGGTAGACAAAAGCACAGGGGATGTTGCGGCAGATGGGTACCACAAATACATG GAGGATGTTAAGCTCATGTCTGAGACTGGCCTAGAGGCTTATAGGTTCTCCATCTCCTGGTCAAGGCTTATTCCAA ATGGAAGCGGGGCTGTCAATCCAAAAGGTCTGGAGTACTACAATAACCTAATTGATGAGCTGGTAAATCATG GAATACAAGTCCATATCACACTTCACCATCTAGATCTCCCTCAGATTCTTGAAGACAAGTATGGTGGATGGTTAAGCCCCAGAATTGT GGAAGATTTCACAGCATATGCAGATATTTGCTTCAGGGAGTTTGGAGATAGGGTTACATCCTGGACGACTGTGAATGAGCCAAACATTGGTCTAATGGCCTCTTATGATGTTGCTATATTCCCTCCTGCACGTTGTTCCGATCCATTTGGAGCAGCAAAGTGCACTCTCGGGGACTCTAGTACTGAACCTTACGTAGCAGCTCATAATACCCTTTTGGCGCATGCATCAGTTTTCAGTCTGTACAAAGAAAAGTATCAA CCCATGCAAAAAGGAGTTGTTGGCATAAGTTTCTACTCCTACTGGAGTTATCCGTTGACAAATTCCACTGTGGATTTAGAAGCAGCTCAGAGATGTAAAGATTTCTTGTTTGGCTG GATATTAGATCCATTGGTGTTTGGGGACTACCCAGAAGTTATGAAGAAGAATGTTGGCTCTCGCCTTCCATCCTTCACAAAAAATCAGTCTGAACTCATCAAGGGTTCTTTAGATTTTATAGGAATAAATCACTATTATTCTCTCTACGTGAATGATCGCCCTCTGGAAACAGGTGTTCGAGACTACAACACAGACATGTCAATTTATATCAGAG GTTCTAGGACTGACCCGCCAGCTGGTCAG GGTGCCCCTTCAAATATTCCAAGTGATCCCAAAGGGTTGCAACTTGTACTGGAGTACCTGAAAGGAACCTATGGGAACCTTCCCATTTATATCCAAGAGAATG GTATGGGATCTGCCGACGGAAGTCTAGATGACACCGACAGAATTGCCTACTTGAGCAGCTACATGGAAAACACACTACACGCACTGAG GAACGGAGTCAACGTGAGAGGCTACTTCGCCTGGGCGTTCATGGACCTGTTCGAGCTCCTGTCAGGATACCAGTCTAGGTACGGCCTGTACAGCGTCGATTTCGCTGACGAGAGACGGCCACGGCGAGCCAGGCTCTCCGCTCGCTGGTACTCTGCCTTCCTGAAGGAGAAGGCCGGAACCTCTGCGCTTTTGTGGAATGCCCAATAA